A stretch of DNA from Streptomyces venezuelae:
CCCGCCCGGTCCAGGTCGCGGGGGTGAACGGATGCCCCGACCGCGGCCAGAACGCCCCGAACGCCCACATGATCCCGGTGTACCGGCGGGACTCGGCCCGCAGGATGATCGTCCGCGCCGCCAGCAGCATCACGACGATCAGAGCCACCAGCATGAACGAGCCCAGCGAGGTCAGCAGCCGCAGCCCGTCGGCCATCAGCTCCTGGTAGTGCAGCGACAGGTAGTCCGGGCTGTGGAAGGCCAGCGCCCCGAACACCGCGAGGATGGCCGTCACCAGCACGGCAGCCGCCGCCAGCCCGCGGTCCACCTGGGTCAACAGCTTCGGCGGATCGCCGGCCGCCCCCGCCCGGGCCTGCGCCAGCGCAAGAAGCTGCCGCCGCTCCTCGTACTCCTCCTTCTCGGCGTCCGACCGCGGCCACGGCCGGCTCGCCCACTTCCGCCGGGCCGCGAGCACCGCCACCAGGAGAACGGTCAGTCCGACCGCCGAGAGAGTGACGATCGGCAGCGCAGCCGCGTTCGCGCGCACCGCGGCCGGCAACTGCACCCGCTGCCGCTCCGGTTCGGCGGTCAGCCAGTCCTGGGTCCACAGCAGTACGGCCGTCGAGCACTGCCAGGCGCTGAAGCAGGCCAGCACCCCCATCGCCACCCCGGCCAGCCCGCGCAGCGGCACCCGGTCCGCCGGGTCCCGCGGCGTCCACAGGCACAGCGCGGCCATCACCAGCAGCAGCACCACCTGCCCGGCCAGCAGCAGCGTGGTCAGCATGCCGACCCCCGGCAGCATCACCTGGTTGGTCCGCTGCCCACCCGAACCGCCGTAGTACACCGCCGCGCCCGCGAGGGCCAGCAGGCAGCAGGTGCCCACCGCCCGCTCCCCGAGCCGCCCCGGCCACCACCAGGACCCGGCCGAGACCAGCACGGCACCTGCGCCGATCACCGCGAACAGCAGCCAGGCCGCCCCGTCCCCGGCCCCGCTCCGGTACGCGGGCACGGTCAGCAGCAGGGCCAGCGTCAGCACTCCCGCACACAGATGCCGGGCGGTCAGCCCCCGGGCCCGCCAGTTGTACTCCCAGAACAGGGGCGTGGCGAGCGGCCGTTCCGGCTTCTCCCCGCCCTTGACGGCCTTCCACGGATCACCCGTGACCTCGGCCGTGCGCCGCACCGACCGGTACTCCTGCCGTTCGTCGCGGGCACTGAACGACATCGACCCGAGGGCGATCACCGGAACCAGCGCGGCCAGCAGCATCCCCGTGACGGTGCCGTGCTGCCGGACGAAGTGCACCAGCGGGTTGGCCTCCTTGCACACACCACCGGCCGACCCGCCCGTCCCGCACTGCCAGACCAGCTGGTCCATCGCCCCCTGTGCGAACGCGGCCACCGCCAGCATCGTCAGCGACAGGCCCAGCATCTGCGCCACCCACCGGTACATGCCACTGGCCCACTTCCGGTCCAGCCGGAAGGGCTGCATCCAGGCCACCTGATTGACCAGCAGGAACGGCAGCAGGAACAGCCACAGGGCCCGGGTGGCCCCGCCGATGGTCAGCCGGGCCCAGTCGTAGACCTCCCGTATCACCCCGGACCCGTGCTCGCGCACGCCCGCCGTCCGGTACACCCCCGCCCGTTCGTCACCGCTGACCCGCTGGACGCCGGAGGGCTGTAACGCCTCCAGCCGGTCCACGAGTCCGACCCCCGGCACGACCACTTCGACTACGCCCACCCGCTGGTCCATCGGACCAGGCTGACAGCACGGGTCGCGGACCCGCCATGCGTTATCGCAACTGACTCAGAATCAATTGCGTGATCTCATCCGGGCGTTCGAGGGCAGGCAGATGACCGGCCCAGGAGAGCTCGGTGTACGTGGCCTCCGGCAGCCGTTCGGCCAGGGTGCGGGACACCTCCCGGAACCCGGGCAGATCGTGCGCGCCGCCGAACACCGAGGCGGGCACCCGTACGGCACCCAGGCCGACCTCGGGCTCCGGCAGTTCGAGCTCCCAGTCGGCTCCCGCGCCGGCCTCGAAGTTGTGCAGCTGCATGTCCCGGACCAGCGCCCGGGTCGCGTCGTCCGCCTCCGGACCCAGCCAGGTACGGGCGTTCAGCTCGGCCGCTCCCAGCAGGTCCCCGGCATCCAGGAGCACTTCCTCCGCCTCGTCGAAGGCCGTGATGTCCGGGGTCGGCTGCATACCGGGGACGCCGGGGCAGAGCAGCACCAGCCGGTCCACCCGGTCCGGGTGCTGCGCCGCCAGCCGGAGGGCGACCCGCCCGCCGTACGAGGAGCCGACGAGGGCGGCCCGCTCGATCCCGAGCGCATCCAGCACGGCGAGGACATCGCCCTCGTCGCTGTACGGGGCGGTCGCCGCGGGGGAGTCCCCGCAGGTCCGGAAGTCGAGCCGGACCACCCGGTGGCCGGCTGCGGCCAGCGGCGCCCGCTGGGCGTCCCACATCCGGCGGTCGCAGACGGAGGAGTGCAGCAGGACCACGGCGGGGCCGTCGGCCGGCCCGTCCACATCATGAGAAACGATCATCCGCTGATGATGGCACGCCTCAGCACGTCTCAGATGCTCAGCGAGCGCGCGTAGTTGACCTGGCCCATCACCCACGGGAAGACGGCCGGGTTGGTCACCGGGATCATCGTCGAGTGGTGCCGGCCGGCGCTGCTCACCGTCACCTGCACGTACCCCGTGGTGACCCGTTCCTTCATCAGCAGGAAGAGCAGGCCGATCAGGCAGAAGAAGGCGAACACGATGGCCAGCACGATCGCATGGGTGGGGATCTTCTCCTCGGTGCGGGAGAAGTCCGTGGCGTTCCACATGGCGCCCTTGAGCGGCATGGCACCCGAAGGGGTGATGATCTGGTCCCCGGCGATGGTGATGTCCCCGAGGCTGAACGCCGGGCCGCCGGCGTACCCGCCCGGCAGGGTCAGACCGGCCCCGGCGACCGTCGGCTGGTACTGCGGGGCGCTCGGATAGGGCTGCGGATATCCGTAACTGGGGTTGCCCGGGCCCCACTTGTAGGCGTCCTGGCCACTGCCGGCCGGCCCCGGCTCGCTCGCGTACGGATTCGGCTGCTGCTCGCTCATGGCGCCGATCCTACGGCCGCCCCGGTAGGGCCTACTCGGCTTCGGGCTTACGACGGGCTGCGGCCAGCACCGCCTCGACGTCCAGGGTCACCTTGGCACCGATGGACTCGGGCAGGGTCACGACCTCGCCGGGGGCGTGGACGCGGTAGTTGTCGTACTTGTCCTGCACCGGGTCGGTGAGGACGTGCAGCCGGTTGTGCTTGCGGTCGACGATGACGTAAACGGGGACCTTGGCGTTGGCGTAGGCGCTGACCTTGGTGCGTAGGTCGGTCTGGTAGTTGCTGGAGGTGACTTCCAGAACCAGCCGGAAGGCGACGGGGTCGTAGCAGTTGTTCTCGGTGTGGTGGTCTTCGAAGTCGGCGTCGACGATCGAGAGGTCCGGGATGGCGTAGTCCTCGCGCCCGTCGGGGAGCCAGATACCGATGGCCTGGAGCACCTCGGCTTCCATGTCGTCGAGCCCGGCCGCGATGAACGGGCGCATGAGATTCGTGAGAGCACGCGCGTGGGCGCCGTCAGCTGGTGGAGACACGAGGATCTGCCCTCCGATGATCTCGACGCGGTAGCCAGGAAGGCGTTCCATGATTCGGTTGGCTTCGTCGATAAGACGCCGGTCGCCCAGTGGCTGCTCAGCAGGTGCTGCGGACATCACGTGCCTCCCGTGGGCTGCTGTCGAGAGCATCATCGTAGGACGGAACCCGGCCCGGCCGCCGGATGCCGCGCGCTCACCCGAACGAGCGAGGGCCCCGCCCCCGGTCGTGGAAACCGGGTGCGGGGCCCTCGTACGGAACGGAAGAACCGCAGGTCAGAAGCGGCGCGTGATCAGCGCGCGCTTCACTTCCTGGATCGCCTTCGTGACCTCGATGCCACGCGGGCAGGCGTCCGTGCAGTTGAACGTGGTGCGGCAGCGCCACACGCCGTCCTTGTCGTTCAGGATCTCCAGCCGCTGCTCGCCGGCCTCGTCACGCGAGTCGAAGATGAAGCGGTGCGCGTTGACGATCGCCGCCGGGCCGAAGTACTGGCCGTCGTTCCAGAACACCGGGCACGAGGAGGTGCACGCGGCGCACAGGATGCACTTGGTGGTGTCGTCGAAGCGCTCGCGGTCCTCGGCGGACTGCAGGCGCTCGCGCGTCGGCTCGTTGCCCGTGGTGACCAGGAACGGCATGACGTCGCGGTAGGCCTGGAAGAAGGGCTCCATGTCGACCACGAGGTCCTTCATCACCGTGAGGCCCTTTATGGCCTCGACGGTGATCGGCTTCTCCGGGTTGATGTCCTTGATCAGCGTCTTGCAGGCGAGCCTGTTCTTGCCGTTGATCCGCATCGCGTCGGAGCCGCAGATGCCGTGCGCGCACGAGCGGCGGAAGGTCAGCGTGCCGTCCAGGTCCCACTTGATCTTGTGGAGACCGTCGAGCACACGCTCCTTCGGGTCGATCTCGATCTGGAAGTCCTGCCACTCCGCCTCGGCCGAGACCTCGGGGTTGAAGCGGCGGATCCGGAAGGTGACCGTGATGGTGTGGGAGGCCGCGGAAGCCGCCTCCACCTTGTCCAGGGTCGGGGTAGCCATCAGTACTTACGCTCCATCGGCTGGTAGCGGGTCGTGACGACCGGCTTGTAGTCGAGCCGGACCGAGTCCGAGCCATCGGCTCCGACCTCGCGGTACGCCATGGTGTGGCGCATGAAGTTGACGTCGTCGCGGTTGGGGTAGTCCTCGCGGTAGTGACCGCCGCGGGACTCCTTGCGGGCCAGTGCGGACACGGCCATGACCTCGGCCAGGTCGAGCAGGTTGCCCAGCTCGATGGCCTCCAGCAGGTCCGTGTTGAAGCGCTTGCCCTTGTCCTGCACGGACACGTTCTTGTAGCGCTCGCGCAGTTCCGCGATCTTCTCGACCGCCGTCTTGATGGTCTGCTCGGTACGGAACACCATCACATTGGCGTCCATCGTCTCCTGCAGCTCCAGGCGCAGGTCGGCGACCCGCTCGTTGCCGGTGGAGTTGCGGAGCCGCTCGACCTGGTCGACCACCAGCTGGGCCGGGTTCTCCGGCAGCTCGACGTAGTCGTTCTCGGCCGCGTACTTCGCCGCCGCGATACCGGAGCGCTTGCCGAACACGTTGATGTCCAGCAGCGAGTTGGTGCCCAGGCGGTTGGCGCCGTGCACCGACACGCACGCGACCTCGCCGGCCGCGTACAGGCCGGGGACCACGGTGGTGTTGTCCGACAGGACCTCACCCTCGACGTTGGTCGGGATGCCGCCCATGGCGTAGTGCGCGGTGGGCTGGATCGGGATCGGGTCCGTGTACGGCTCGATGCCCAGGTAGGTGCGCGCGAACTCGGTGATGTCCGGGAGCTTGGCGTCCAGCTGCTCCGGCGGCAGGTGGGTCAGGTCCAGGTACACGTGGTCCCCGGCCGGACCGCAGCCGCGGCCCTCGCGGATCTCGGTGTAGATGGAGCGCGAGACCACGTCACGGGAGGCGAGGTCCTTCATGACCGGCGCGTACTTCTCCATGAAGCGCTCGCCGTCCTTGTTGCGGAGGATGCCGCCCTCACCGCGGGCGCCCTCCGTCAGCAGGATGCCCATGCGCCAGATGCCCGTCGGGTGGAACTGGAAGAACTCCATGTCCTCCAGCGGCAGGCCGCGCCGGTAGCAGGCCGCCTGGCCGTCGCCGGTCAGGGTGTGCGCGTTGGAGGTCACCTTGAAGAACTTGCCGGTGCCGCCGGAGGCGTAGATGACGGCCTTCGCCTGGAAGACGTGGATCTCGCCGGTGGCCAGCTCGTACGCCACGACGCCCGCGGAGTGCTTGACCCCGTCGACCTCGGTGATGAGCTGGTCGAGGACGTAGAACTCGTTGAAGAACTCCACGCCCTCCTTCACGCAGTTCTGGTACAGCGTCTGGAGGATCATGTGGCCGGTGCGGTCCGCGGCGTAGCAGGACCGGCGGACCGGCGCCTCGCCGTGGGCACGGCTGTGGCCGCCGAAGCGGCGCTGGTCGATGGTGCCGTCCGGGGTGCGGTTGAACGGCAGGCCCAT
This window harbors:
- a CDS encoding alpha/beta fold hydrolase, encoding MDQRVGVVEVVVPGVGLVDRLEALQPSGVQRVSGDERAGVYRTAGVREHGSGVIREVYDWARLTIGGATRALWLFLLPFLLVNQVAWMQPFRLDRKWASGMYRWVAQMLGLSLTMLAVAAFAQGAMDQLVWQCGTGGSAGGVCKEANPLVHFVRQHGTVTGMLLAALVPVIALGSMSFSARDERQEYRSVRRTAEVTGDPWKAVKGGEKPERPLATPLFWEYNWRARGLTARHLCAGVLTLALLLTVPAYRSGAGDGAAWLLFAVIGAGAVLVSAGSWWWPGRLGERAVGTCCLLALAGAAVYYGGSGGQRTNQVMLPGVGMLTTLLLAGQVVLLLVMAALCLWTPRDPADRVPLRGLAGVAMGVLACFSAWQCSTAVLLWTQDWLTAEPERQRVQLPAAVRANAAALPIVTLSAVGLTVLLVAVLAARRKWASRPWPRSDAEKEEYEERRQLLALAQARAGAAGDPPKLLTQVDRGLAAAAVLVTAILAVFGALAFHSPDYLSLHYQELMADGLRLLTSLGSFMLVALIVVMLLAARTIILRAESRRYTGIMWAFGAFWPRSGHPFTPATWTGRGVPELTHRLGALLEGRPEGRVLLHGHSMGAMIGMLALMQAKAGYRPQIALLTTGCPLTSFFRRHYPAYLTREAVEDLAAGVGGPDGLAGWANVRRDTDAMAGPVGHGLDRQPWPDGVDPAAPAGTPAGPRGPAQPVFIPLQRHDFYRVDPRIEEVREDLLNRLRQP
- a CDS encoding alpha/beta fold hydrolase, with translation MIVSHDVDGPADGPAVVLLHSSVCDRRMWDAQRAPLAAAGHRVVRLDFRTCGDSPAATAPYSDEGDVLAVLDALGIERAALVGSSYGGRVALRLAAQHPDRVDRLVLLCPGVPGMQPTPDITAFDEAEEVLLDAGDLLGAAELNARTWLGPEADDATRALVRDMQLHNFEAGAGADWELELPEPEVGLGAVRVPASVFGGAHDLPGFREVSRTLAERLPEATYTELSWAGHLPALERPDEITQLILSQLR
- a CDS encoding Uma2 family endonuclease translates to MSAAPAEQPLGDRRLIDEANRIMERLPGYRVEIIGGQILVSPPADGAHARALTNLMRPFIAAGLDDMEAEVLQAIGIWLPDGREDYAIPDLSIVDADFEDHHTENNCYDPVAFRLVLEVTSSNYQTDLRTKVSAYANAKVPVYVIVDRKHNRLHVLTDPVQDKYDNYRVHAPGEVVTLPESIGAKVTLDVEAVLAAARRKPEAE
- a CDS encoding succinate dehydrogenase iron-sulfur subunit yields the protein MATPTLDKVEAASAASHTITVTFRIRRFNPEVSAEAEWQDFQIEIDPKERVLDGLHKIKWDLDGTLTFRRSCAHGICGSDAMRINGKNRLACKTLIKDINPEKPITVEAIKGLTVMKDLVVDMEPFFQAYRDVMPFLVTTGNEPTRERLQSAEDRERFDDTTKCILCAACTSSCPVFWNDGQYFGPAAIVNAHRFIFDSRDEAGEQRLEILNDKDGVWRCRTTFNCTDACPRGIEVTKAIQEVKRALITRRF
- the sdhA gene encoding succinate dehydrogenase flavoprotein subunit, with protein sequence MKIHKYDTVIVGAGGAGMRAAIEATKRSRTAVLTKLYPTRSHTGAAQGGMAAALANVEEDNWEWHTFDTVKGGDYLVDQDAAEILAKEAIDAVLDLEKMGLPFNRTPDGTIDQRRFGGHSRAHGEAPVRRSCYAADRTGHMILQTLYQNCVKEGVEFFNEFYVLDQLITEVDGVKHSAGVVAYELATGEIHVFQAKAVIYASGGTGKFFKVTSNAHTLTGDGQAACYRRGLPLEDMEFFQFHPTGIWRMGILLTEGARGEGGILRNKDGERFMEKYAPVMKDLASRDVVSRSIYTEIREGRGCGPAGDHVYLDLTHLPPEQLDAKLPDITEFARTYLGIEPYTDPIPIQPTAHYAMGGIPTNVEGEVLSDNTTVVPGLYAAGEVACVSVHGANRLGTNSLLDINVFGKRSGIAAAKYAAENDYVELPENPAQLVVDQVERLRNSTGNERVADLRLELQETMDANVMVFRTEQTIKTAVEKIAELRERYKNVSVQDKGKRFNTDLLEAIELGNLLDLAEVMAVSALARKESRGGHYREDYPNRDDVNFMRHTMAYREVGADGSDSVRLDYKPVVTTRYQPMERKY